Proteins co-encoded in one Sporosarcina sp. FSL K6-1522 genomic window:
- a CDS encoding iron ABC transporter permease produces the protein MSKTSVAYIVSATTLVVAVWLGVSIGSVQIPISTLWNAGTDATATNILWKIRMPRVILAGLVGASLAIAGAAFQGLLKNPLADPYTLGVSSGASVGAVMTLFFSISIPMFGIYTLPLFSMIGAALTMFLVLGFARLVDRALKMETIILTGIIFGSFLGSVLSLMIALTGEELRQIIGWLLGSVSMRGWNYITMILPFVVIGSIMLWLSRRELNAMLFGEERAHHLGVNVKRRKWMILIGGSILTGSAVAVSGTIGFVGLVVPHMTRLLWGADHRHLLTLSFLNGASLLIICDLIARTIIAPTELPVGVITAFIGAPVFALIFYKQRRKGAM, from the coding sequence GTGAGTAAAACAAGCGTTGCCTACATCGTGTCTGCCACTACGCTCGTTGTAGCGGTATGGCTCGGTGTATCCATCGGGTCTGTGCAAATACCGATTAGTACGTTATGGAATGCAGGAACGGATGCGACGGCGACGAATATTCTATGGAAGATTCGAATGCCGCGTGTTATCCTTGCCGGCCTTGTCGGTGCGTCGCTGGCGATTGCGGGAGCAGCTTTTCAAGGACTGCTCAAAAATCCGCTGGCTGATCCATACACCCTCGGAGTGTCATCCGGCGCCTCAGTTGGTGCTGTGATGACGCTCTTTTTTAGTATTTCCATTCCGATGTTTGGTATTTATACGCTTCCTCTATTTAGTATGATCGGCGCGGCATTGACGATGTTTCTCGTGCTCGGTTTTGCCCGCCTTGTTGACCGTGCGTTAAAAATGGAAACGATTATTTTGACGGGGATTATTTTCGGTTCGTTTTTAGGTTCGGTGTTGTCGTTGATGATTGCCTTAACAGGTGAGGAATTACGACAAATCATCGGCTGGCTGCTTGGCAGTGTGTCGATGCGTGGTTGGAATTATATTACGATGATTTTACCGTTTGTTGTCATCGGCTCCATAATGTTGTGGCTGAGCCGTCGTGAGTTAAATGCGATGCTGTTTGGCGAAGAGCGTGCACATCATTTAGGTGTCAACGTAAAAAGGCGAAAATGGATGATTTTAATCGGTGGGTCGATTTTGACAGGCTCAGCGGTTGCGGTGTCAGGTACGATTGGTTTTGTTGGTCTTGTTGTGCCTCATATGACACGCCTTCTATGGGGGGCGGATCACCGTCATTTACTGACATTATCCTTTTTAAATGGTGCATCATTGCTCATTATTTGTGATTTGATCGCACGGACGATTATTGCGCCAACGGAGCTGCCGGTTGGTGTCATTACGGCGTTTATCGGTGCGCCGGTCTTTGCATTGATTTTCTATAAACAACGAAGGAAAGGGGCGATGTGA
- a CDS encoding DUF1934 domain-containing protein: METRDSERAVKIRLHSSIRHPEQDEETHELMATGLLINKAGKSYLKYEEQQNGQRIQTTVKLDATDGFIMRRGAVNMRLPFRENGERAGTYGNGPASFNLLVKTNALAFSEEKEGAAGQFTVNYDLHAEGALLGMYKLTITYTEGTQ; encoded by the coding sequence ATGGAAACACGGGATAGCGAGCGCGCTGTGAAGATCCGGCTCCATTCGTCAATCCGGCATCCGGAGCAAGATGAGGAGACGCATGAGTTGATGGCGACAGGATTGCTGATCAACAAAGCGGGCAAGTCTTATTTGAAATACGAAGAACAGCAAAATGGGCAACGTATCCAAACGACCGTTAAATTGGACGCTACAGATGGATTTATTATGCGGCGGGGCGCAGTGAATATGCGTCTACCTTTTAGGGAGAATGGGGAGCGAGCAGGCACATACGGCAACGGCCCAGCCTCTTTCAATTTACTGGTGAAAACAAATGCACTAGCGTTTTCGGAAGAAAAGGAAGGCGCTGCTGGACAATTTACAGTGAACTACGATTTACATGCAGAAGGGGCACTCCTGGGCATGTACAAACTGACGATTACATATACGGAGGGAACACAATGA
- a CDS encoding ABC transporter substrate-binding protein has protein sequence MKKIWQLGLMSILAVFLLAACGTTSTDEKPQADATPKEDVTPKEVEQAAFPLTLTDAVGNDITIEKAPETIVSMTPSNTEILFALGLNSEIVGVNDYDNYPAEALEKEKIGGQEFDVEKIVSMNPEMVFAHESGLGVGEAGLQQIRDAGIPVFVVKNATDFDETYTTIETMGQATGKKEEADKIVADMKAKVEEVLQKTAAVENPKTVFVETSPAPDIYTPGKNTFMDQMLGMIGAENISADQENWFVMASEEIVKRNPDVIVVMYDYIETAVEDVYARDGFDSITAIKDKNVVQVQEDITSRTGPRLAEGLEAIAKAVYPEVFSE, from the coding sequence ATGAAGAAGATATGGCAACTAGGGCTCATGTCTATTCTTGCGGTGTTTTTACTTGCTGCATGTGGAACGACTTCAACAGACGAAAAGCCACAAGCAGATGCAACACCGAAAGAAGACGTAACGCCGAAAGAGGTTGAACAAGCAGCATTCCCACTGACATTAACAGATGCAGTTGGCAATGATATTACCATCGAAAAAGCACCAGAGACGATTGTATCGATGACACCAAGTAACACAGAAATATTGTTTGCACTTGGATTGAATTCGGAAATTGTCGGTGTGAATGATTACGATAACTATCCTGCAGAAGCACTTGAAAAAGAAAAAATCGGTGGTCAGGAGTTCGACGTTGAAAAAATTGTGTCGATGAACCCAGAAATGGTCTTCGCACATGAATCAGGACTAGGTGTAGGCGAAGCGGGACTTCAGCAAATTCGTGATGCAGGTATTCCTGTGTTCGTTGTGAAAAATGCAACGGATTTTGACGAAACATACACAACGATTGAAACAATGGGTCAAGCGACAGGTAAAAAGGAAGAAGCAGATAAGATTGTCGCAGACATGAAAGCTAAAGTTGAAGAAGTACTACAAAAGACGGCAGCTGTTGAAAACCCAAAGACGGTTTTCGTGGAAACATCGCCAGCGCCAGATATTTATACGCCAGGTAAAAACACATTTATGGATCAAATGCTTGGGATGATAGGTGCAGAAAACATTTCCGCTGACCAAGAAAACTGGTTTGTCATGGCTTCAGAAGAAATTGTGAAACGCAATCCAGATGTCATTGTGGTCATGTATGACTATATCGAAACAGCAGTGGAAGACGTATATGCGCGCGATGGTTTCGACTCCATCACAGCGATTAAAGACAAAAATGTTGTCCAAGTGCAAGAGGATATCACAAGCCGTACAGGTCCACGCTTAGCAGAAGGATTGGAAGCTATCGCAAAAGCGGTGTACCCAGAGGTTTTTAGTGAGTAA
- the argS gene encoding arginine--tRNA ligase has product MNAVEKIQHEVKSALRQAVIETGLVEETAIPDILLETPKNKDNGDYATNIAMQLTKLAKKPPRAIAEAILEKLDTSSTAIEAIDIAGPGFMNIKLKNDYLGDVVKTVLEQGVDYGRSNAGANEKIQVEFVSANPTGDLHLGHARGASLGDSLCNVLDFAGYDVAREYYINDAGNQINNLAYSIEARYFEALGLDKEMPEDGYRGQDIITLAQGLVDEYGDKYVHVSEEERFDFFREYGLEYELAKLKKDLADFRVAFDVWFSETSLYKNGKIDVALDKLRANGHVFEEDGATWFRSTTFGDDKDRVLIKNDGSYTYLTPDIAYHEDKLFRGFDKLINIWGADHHGYIPRMKAAIEALGNDRDTLEVHVAQMVQLYKDGEKFKMSKRTGKAVTLRELVEDVGLDAVRYFFAMRSGDSQMDFDLDLAISQSNENPVYYAQYAHARISSILRQADESGLAASVDNVSLLQAEKELELLKKIGDFPKLVSDAARLRAPHRITNYIQELAATFHSFYNAEKVLDPTNRELSEARLALITATRTTIANALKLVGVSAPERM; this is encoded by the coding sequence ATGAACGCGGTAGAGAAAATTCAACATGAAGTAAAATCGGCATTGCGTCAAGCAGTGATTGAAACAGGTCTTGTAGAAGAAACAGCCATCCCAGATATTTTACTTGAAACACCGAAAAACAAAGACAATGGTGACTATGCAACGAACATCGCAATGCAGTTAACGAAATTGGCGAAAAAGCCACCGCGTGCAATTGCAGAAGCGATACTTGAGAAATTGGACACATCATCGACAGCGATTGAAGCGATTGACATTGCAGGTCCAGGATTTATGAACATTAAATTGAAAAACGATTATTTAGGCGACGTCGTCAAGACGGTGCTTGAACAAGGCGTAGACTACGGACGTTCGAATGCGGGTGCTAATGAGAAAATTCAAGTCGAATTCGTCTCTGCGAATCCAACTGGTGATTTGCACTTAGGGCATGCGCGCGGTGCGTCACTAGGCGATTCCCTCTGCAATGTGCTGGATTTTGCAGGCTATGACGTTGCACGTGAATATTACATTAACGACGCAGGTAACCAAATTAATAACCTCGCGTACTCCATCGAAGCACGTTATTTTGAAGCGCTTGGGTTGGACAAAGAAATGCCAGAGGACGGATACCGTGGACAAGACATTATCACGCTTGCACAAGGCCTTGTGGACGAATATGGAGATAAATATGTGCATGTTTCGGAAGAAGAGCGTTTTGACTTTTTCCGCGAGTATGGCCTTGAATACGAATTGGCAAAACTGAAGAAAGACCTTGCGGATTTCCGTGTAGCATTTGATGTGTGGTTCTCAGAAACGTCTCTTTATAAAAACGGTAAAATCGACGTTGCACTCGACAAACTACGTGCAAACGGCCACGTTTTTGAAGAAGATGGCGCAACATGGTTCCGTTCGACAACATTCGGGGACGATAAAGACCGCGTGCTCATTAAAAACGACGGATCATATACGTATTTAACACCGGATATTGCTTACCATGAAGACAAATTATTCCGTGGCTTTGATAAGCTTATTAATATTTGGGGAGCGGATCACCACGGCTATATTCCGCGTATGAAAGCTGCAATTGAAGCACTTGGTAATGACCGCGATACACTTGAAGTACATGTGGCGCAAATGGTGCAATTGTACAAAGACGGCGAGAAATTTAAAATGAGTAAGCGTACGGGGAAAGCTGTCACGTTGCGTGAACTGGTGGAAGATGTGGGTCTTGATGCAGTGCGTTACTTCTTCGCGATGCGTTCAGGCGACTCGCAAATGGACTTCGACCTGGACCTTGCGATTTCCCAGTCCAATGAAAACCCCGTGTATTATGCGCAATATGCACACGCACGAATTTCTTCGATTTTGCGCCAGGCTGACGAGTCAGGACTTGCTGCGTCTGTGGATAACGTTTCTTTACTACAAGCAGAAAAAGAATTGGAACTGTTGAAGAAAATTGGGGACTTCCCGAAATTGGTTAGCGATGCGGCACGTTTGCGCGCACCACACCGTATCACCAACTATATCCAAGAGTTAGCTGCAACGTTCCACAGCTTCTACAACGCAGAAAAAGTATTGGATCCAACAAACCGCGAATTGTCGGAAGCTCGCTTAGCGCTTATTACGGCAACACGCACGACCATTGCCAACGCCTTGAAACTCGTCGGCGTTTCGGCCCCGGAAAGAATGTAA
- a CDS encoding YwhD family protein codes for MENEQKPKKKMGFTIIKNDPTDGHKGFGIGSLSLENVSPVIIDIEEGTAAIEIGAMHARSATERGIKFTLNREDSEGGKPYWLVWVTIDFKEDGPYYAGVTACEMVVNREKRRGYKVLADHVNRMDKSMKRHIMVTDMDDKSKQILTDFLSSHNQEMWDRSESKLHEDLQVGSL; via the coding sequence TTTACCATTATAAAAAACGATCCGACAGATGGCCATAAAGGGTTTGGCATCGGATCCTTATCATTAGAAAACGTATCGCCGGTCATTATCGATATCGAAGAAGGAACGGCAGCGATTGAAATTGGGGCGATGCATGCACGAAGCGCTACAGAGCGGGGCATTAAATTTACGCTTAATCGTGAAGATTCCGAAGGCGGCAAACCGTACTGGCTTGTGTGGGTAACGATTGATTTCAAAGAAGATGGCCCTTATTATGCGGGTGTGACGGCTTGTGAAATGGTCGTTAATCGTGAAAAACGTCGAGGTTATAAAGTGTTAGCTGACCATGTCAACCGTATGGATAAGTCGATGAAACGTCATATTATGGTAACGGATATGGATGATAAATCAAAACAAATTCTCACTGATTTCCTTTCGAGTCATAATCAGGAAATGTGGGATCGAAGTGAATCCAAATTACACGAGGATTTACAAGTGGGTTCGCTCTAA
- a CDS encoding adenosylcobinamide amidohydrolase, with the protein MLQVEQITGGYGKEPIVKAVTFKVHKGEVLGILGPNGSGKSTLLKLISGILPRQAGSVVIDGQDASAYSQKAFARKVAVLPQLHAHAFSHSVYETVSLGRYPHQSGLFSSWSAEDERAVTEAMAHTAITRYKDTPIELLSGGEQQRVFVAQALAQEAPILLLDEPTNHLDIAHQQQLLDTIRKQAVEKGLTVVSVFHDINLASLYCDRLLLMDQGQIAAIGEPQDVVKEAIVQKVYAARVKTQAHPELPKPQLTLLPDTKGEIEAFEVTSSDFSVSKDYVALRTQNPLKTMSSAVHNAGMGWYRMFVNRHVDADYNVDDVEAELVTYLEAQGFHANDTVGMMTAVWTEYVEIETYQGDFGTIIIAVTAGIGNAVDVSQALTRDREQRIGTINTWVIVNGTLPDAAFVQAMITATEAKAKALQAESITDPLTGTIATGTSTDSLLVAATQQGEFLPYAGPITPLGKLIGHGVYECTVRAIQAYKKVKGWTT; encoded by the coding sequence GTGCTACAAGTTGAACAGATAACGGGCGGATACGGTAAGGAACCGATCGTTAAAGCTGTCACATTCAAAGTCCATAAAGGCGAAGTGCTTGGTATTCTCGGGCCGAATGGCAGTGGGAAATCCACGTTGTTGAAATTAATTTCGGGAATTTTACCAAGGCAAGCCGGTTCCGTTGTCATTGACGGACAAGATGCGTCTGCCTATAGCCAAAAAGCTTTTGCGCGAAAAGTAGCGGTATTGCCTCAGCTACATGCACATGCCTTTTCCCACTCCGTCTATGAAACGGTGTCACTTGGTAGGTATCCGCATCAATCCGGTCTTTTTTCATCTTGGTCGGCTGAAGATGAACGCGCGGTGACGGAAGCAATGGCGCATACAGCGATTACGCGTTACAAGGATACGCCGATTGAATTGTTGTCGGGAGGCGAGCAACAACGCGTTTTCGTGGCACAAGCCTTGGCGCAGGAAGCCCCGATTTTATTGTTAGATGAACCGACGAATCACTTGGACATCGCGCATCAGCAACAGTTGCTCGATACGATTCGCAAACAGGCAGTGGAGAAGGGATTAACGGTTGTGTCGGTTTTCCATGATATTAACTTAGCGTCATTGTATTGCGACCGACTATTGCTGATGGATCAAGGGCAGATTGCCGCAATTGGCGAGCCGCAGGATGTGGTGAAAGAAGCCATCGTTCAAAAAGTATACGCGGCACGGGTCAAGACGCAAGCGCATCCTGAATTACCGAAGCCACAACTGACGCTTCTTCCAGATACAAAGGGAGAAATCGAAGCGTTTGAAGTGACAAGTAGCGATTTCAGTGTGTCGAAGGACTATGTGGCTTTGCGCACACAAAACCCATTGAAAACGATGTCATCAGCTGTCCATAATGCGGGGATGGGGTGGTACCGTATGTTTGTCAATCGCCATGTGGATGCAGACTACAATGTCGATGATGTCGAGGCGGAACTGGTGACTTATTTGGAAGCGCAAGGGTTTCATGCGAACGATACAGTAGGTATGATGACGGCCGTTTGGACGGAATATGTGGAGATTGAAACATACCAAGGTGATTTTGGTACCATCATCATTGCGGTCACTGCGGGAATTGGCAATGCGGTGGATGTGTCACAAGCGCTTACGCGTGATCGTGAGCAACGTATTGGCACGATTAATACATGGGTCATCGTCAACGGTACTTTGCCGGATGCCGCGTTTGTGCAAGCGATGATAACAGCGACGGAAGCGAAAGCGAAAGCATTGCAGGCGGAGTCGATTACGGATCCGCTCACAGGCACGATTGCAACGGGTACTTCAACGGATAGTTTGCTCGTAGCCGCTACACAGCAAGGCGAATTTTTACCTTATGCAGGGCCGATTACGCCGCTTGGTAAATTGATTGGGCATGGGGTCTATGAATGTACAGTTCGGGCGATTCAAGCGTATAAAAAAGTGAAAGGATGGACGACATGA
- a CDS encoding PBP1A family penicillin-binding protein, with protein MQRTVYVKKKKRRSAIRRVILLVVTLLTAALTMFGALRLYAQVTGAPSLSVPKASVFLDKNGKQIGDRFSAERRYWVDLDDMSPFLKDAVVATEDKNFYSHNGFDYRRIAGALLKDIKSGRKVEGASTITMQYAKNLYLTFEKTWTRKITEALYAYRMEIFYDKDTILEGYMNTVYFGHGMYGVEAASKFYFGKSAKDLTLEESAVIVAIAKGPSIYSPVDNPENSKERKQLVLSLMEAQGYITARQEERANNEQIVLKAREWADSKRVAPYFLDEVWREAETILAKKGRYPAEGGWTIRTTLDPHHQQTAEELVAKWIPKSGLQVGFMSMEPETGAITSLIGGTNYNESTFNRATQAKRQPGSAIKPILYAAALEDGFNPLTFLSTEKTIFTYDEGRSTYEPSNVNGKFAGHPISLAQAIAISDNIFAVKTLEDVGYQKFNKMAQRLGIDVTFKESPAVALGTSDVTLSDMTGAYNRVASGGKDIQPMTILSISDAEGKTVYEHPKQSKKHLLTEQDAFVLTHLMTGMFDPVFNDYTNATGLSMRPKQTRPYAAKSGTTISDQYLIGFSPSLTAGIWTGFDVGEKLTDEQDKAASKKIWIEFMEQVHQGKTAEAFIPPKGVNGVIIDVETGGIAVNECGKQRLVYVKEKDMPQKLCTDKTLREERTSDKDNGDGFELFPFSFFE; from the coding sequence ATGCAACGAACAGTATATGTAAAAAAGAAAAAAAGACGCTCGGCAATCCGGCGTGTCATATTGCTTGTTGTCACACTGTTAACCGCAGCGTTGACGATGTTTGGAGCGCTCCGCCTGTACGCTCAAGTGACAGGTGCGCCGTCTTTAAGCGTGCCGAAAGCTTCCGTTTTTCTCGATAAAAATGGTAAGCAGATTGGTGATCGCTTTTCAGCGGAGCGACGATATTGGGTGGACCTCGACGACATGTCTCCATTTCTAAAAGATGCAGTCGTCGCAACGGAAGACAAAAACTTTTATAGCCATAACGGTTTTGATTATAGGCGAATTGCTGGTGCCCTATTAAAAGATATAAAATCAGGGCGCAAAGTAGAGGGTGCTAGTACGATTACGATGCAATATGCGAAAAATTTATATTTAACGTTTGAAAAAACGTGGACACGAAAAATCACTGAAGCCTTGTACGCGTATCGAATGGAAATTTTTTACGACAAAGATACTATTTTGGAAGGCTATATGAATACCGTCTACTTTGGGCATGGCATGTATGGGGTTGAAGCAGCAAGCAAATTTTATTTCGGCAAATCGGCGAAAGATCTAACGTTGGAGGAATCTGCTGTCATCGTGGCAATTGCAAAAGGGCCTTCGATTTATTCGCCCGTTGATAATCCCGAGAATTCAAAAGAACGGAAACAGCTTGTCCTCTCCTTGATGGAAGCGCAAGGCTATATTACTGCACGCCAAGAGGAACGCGCGAACAATGAACAAATCGTATTAAAAGCACGCGAATGGGCCGATTCAAAACGTGTCGCTCCTTATTTTTTGGATGAAGTATGGCGCGAAGCCGAAACAATCCTTGCCAAAAAAGGACGCTACCCAGCTGAAGGTGGTTGGACAATTCGAACGACGTTGGACCCACATCACCAGCAAACAGCGGAGGAGCTCGTTGCGAAATGGATCCCTAAAAGCGGGTTACAAGTCGGTTTTATGTCTATGGAGCCCGAAACAGGCGCCATTACCTCGCTCATCGGCGGGACCAACTATAACGAAAGCACGTTCAATCGGGCGACGCAGGCGAAACGCCAACCCGGCTCTGCCATCAAACCGATTTTGTACGCCGCCGCGCTGGAAGATGGATTCAATCCATTAACGTTCCTATCGACCGAAAAAACCATTTTCACCTATGATGAAGGACGTTCAACGTATGAACCAAGTAACGTCAACGGCAAATTTGCGGGGCATCCGATTTCGCTCGCCCAAGCCATCGCCATTTCCGACAACATCTTCGCAGTGAAGACACTAGAAGATGTTGGCTATCAAAAATTCAACAAAATGGCACAACGTCTCGGCATCGACGTTACATTCAAAGAATCCCCCGCCGTTGCACTCGGCACGTCAGATGTGACGCTGTCGGATATGACGGGTGCCTATAACCGAGTCGCATCAGGTGGTAAAGATATTCAACCGATGACCATCTTGTCAATCAGCGATGCAGAAGGGAAAACGGTGTATGAACATCCAAAACAAAGCAAAAAGCACCTGCTAACAGAACAGGATGCATTTGTACTGACACATTTGATGACGGGCATGTTTGATCCCGTATTCAACGATTACACAAACGCCACAGGATTGTCGATGCGTCCAAAACAAACAAGACCGTATGCCGCCAAATCAGGCACGACGATTTCAGACCAATACCTCATCGGCTTCAGCCCCTCACTGACAGCAGGCATTTGGACTGGATTCGATGTCGGCGAGAAGCTGACTGATGAACAAGACAAAGCCGCTTCAAAGAAAATATGGATTGAATTTATGGAACAGGTACACCAAGGTAAAACAGCTGAAGCCTTTATTCCCCCTAAAGGCGTCAATGGCGTCATCATCGACGTCGAAACCGGCGGCATCGCTGTCAACGAATGTGGCAAGCAACGACTCGTCTATGTAAAGGAGAAGGATATGCCGCAAAAGCTCTGTACAGATAAGACTTTGCGAGAAGAGCGAACGTCCGACAAGGACAATGGCGATGGTTTTGAATTATTCCCGTTTTCGTTTTTTGAATGA